The following proteins are co-located in the Spinactinospora alkalitolerans genome:
- a CDS encoding ABC transporter permease: MAQYILKRSVQSLILLFVIMSAVFVGGRQIGDPASLMLGGQATEEQVRQLRRSLGLEAPLWEQYVGFLTNIIRGDFGESMRYGYAHTMTTGPEAQGQAVLPLVLERLPATLSLAFLAILLAVAIAVPLGCFAAMRPGSAIDRAVTVVSLAGVSLVQFWLGLMLILIFAVQLGWLPTSGYGSGGLAYAILPALTLAARPIGRLAQIVRSSMLDELSKPYIAAARAKGASEMRLVFGHGLKNAAIPIMTMLGDELANVMTGAIVVEVVFGWPGIGALVVSALSIRDLPLIEASIFVIAIMVILINLAVDLSYKYLNPKVRLHA; encoded by the coding sequence GATCGGCGACCCCGCGTCCCTGATGCTCGGCGGTCAGGCGACCGAGGAACAGGTCCGGCAACTGCGCAGGAGCCTGGGTCTCGAAGCGCCGCTGTGGGAGCAGTACGTCGGTTTCCTGACGAACATCATCAGGGGTGACTTCGGCGAATCGATGCGCTACGGATACGCCCACACGATGACGACGGGGCCGGAGGCACAGGGGCAGGCGGTCCTGCCGCTGGTCCTGGAGCGCCTACCAGCCACCCTCTCACTGGCCTTTCTGGCCATCCTGCTCGCTGTCGCGATCGCTGTTCCGCTGGGGTGCTTCGCCGCGATGCGCCCCGGCTCCGCGATCGACCGGGCCGTGACGGTCGTGTCCCTCGCTGGAGTGTCGCTTGTCCAGTTCTGGCTCGGCCTGATGCTGATCCTCATCTTCGCGGTCCAGCTCGGCTGGCTGCCCACATCCGGATACGGATCCGGGGGTCTCGCCTATGCCATCCTGCCGGCGCTGACACTGGCCGCCCGACCCATCGGCCGACTGGCGCAGATCGTCCGTTCATCCATGCTCGACGAACTCTCGAAGCCCTACATCGCCGCCGCCCGGGCCAAGGGCGCCTCCGAGATGCGGCTGGTCTTCGGCCACGGGCTGAAGAACGCGGCGATACCGATCATGACCATGCTCGGTGACGAGCTGGCCAACGTCATGACGGGGGCGATCGTGGTCGAGGTGGTGTTCGGATGGCCGGGGATCGGAGCACTCGTGGTGAGCGCACTCTCGATCCGCGACCTTCCGCTCATCGAAGCGTCCATCTTCGTCATCGCGATCATGGTGATCCTCATCAACCTCGCGGTGGATCTCAGCTACAAGTATCTGAATCCGAAGGTGCGGCTCCACGCTTGA
- a CDS encoding ABC transporter permease — protein sequence MPGADPQENGHDTAAPSGEERLERVRASHFVAALVRDPITLISLSWLVLVVVTGLGAAFFAPYDAADQDIARRLLPPLTHNPDGGFHLLGTDQNGRDVLSMLLFGGRVSVTVALLGTLASGLLGVTIGLLAGYYGGRFDAVVMRIVDGMMSIPSLLLALFVLFIIGGGFLNVVLVFALLRWMIYARIARAQALSYRESAFVDAAHAIGAPTPRILVRHLLPNMASPLLVLATLEVSYLILTEASLSFLGFGIQRPLSSWGLMITQGRDYIGEAWWLVTIPGLIIFFTALGLNLLSSWARTMADPAQRWRWMKNKPSSRTADSAGTATRSTS from the coding sequence ATGCCTGGAGCGGATCCTCAGGAGAACGGCCACGACACGGCAGCGCCGTCAGGGGAAGAGCGTCTGGAAAGGGTGCGCGCGTCCCACTTCGTGGCCGCACTCGTCCGAGACCCCATCACCCTCATCAGCCTGTCGTGGCTGGTCCTGGTCGTCGTAACCGGACTGGGCGCGGCGTTCTTCGCGCCCTACGACGCCGCCGACCAGGACATCGCCCGCCGACTCCTTCCGCCCCTGACACACAACCCGGACGGGGGGTTCCACCTGCTGGGAACGGACCAGAACGGCCGGGACGTGCTGAGCATGCTGTTGTTCGGCGGTCGCGTGTCAGTGACGGTCGCCCTGCTGGGGACCCTGGCCTCCGGGCTGCTCGGCGTGACCATCGGACTGCTGGCAGGCTACTACGGCGGACGCTTCGACGCGGTCGTCATGCGCATCGTGGACGGGATGATGTCCATCCCCAGTCTGCTCCTCGCCCTTTTCGTGCTGTTCATCATCGGCGGTGGATTCCTCAACGTCGTCCTGGTCTTCGCCCTGCTCAGGTGGATGATCTATGCCCGGATCGCCCGCGCGCAGGCTCTGTCCTACCGCGAATCGGCGTTCGTCGACGCCGCGCACGCCATCGGCGCGCCGACGCCGCGGATCCTGGTCCGCCACCTGCTGCCCAACATGGCCTCGCCGCTCCTGGTCTTGGCGACACTGGAGGTCTCCTACCTCATCCTGACCGAGGCATCGCTCAGCTTCCTCGGGTTCGGAATCCAGCGCCCGCTGAGCTCCTGGGGTCTGATGATCACGCAGGGGCGCGACTACATCGGCGAGGCCTGGTGGCTGGTGACGATCCCCGGACTGATCATCTTCTTCACCGCGCTCGGCCTGAACCTGCTCTCGTCGTGGGCGCGCACCATGGCCGATCCGGCACAGCGGTGGCGGTGGATGAAGAACAAACCGTCGTCGCGGACCGCGGACTCCGCGGGGACCGCCACCCGTTCGACTTCTTGA
- a CDS encoding ABC transporter ATP-binding protein, which yields MDSTDTHSSAAATGRTPSADSASAVETVARPKPRHAKRNEPLLRVDGLRVRFQSPFGTVNAVNGVDLTLNPGETLGILGESGSGKSITAQAIMGLVPSPPGEVSGNGVYFKGQNLLGASGRKLRRVRGKEIAMVFQDSISSLNPGFTVGRQIAEMFRLHEGASRRESLRRAVEMIERVGIPSPEVRAGHYPHQFSGGMSQRIMIATALALRPAVVIADEPTTALDVTVQAQIMALLKQLQEETGMGLILITHDLHVLAEVADRVTVMYAGRVVETGTLREIYDRPRHPYTAGLMRCVPGIRRKEGSLQPIAGQPPVLTHIPNGCAFHPRCPLRVDECTHSVPRLRTVSSEHSTACIRHEEIDNAG from the coding sequence ATGGACTCCACCGACACCCATTCCTCTGCCGCGGCAACCGGCCGCACCCCCTCCGCCGACAGCGCATCGGCGGTCGAAACCGTGGCTCGGCCCAAGCCGAGACACGCCAAGCGGAACGAACCGCTGCTGCGCGTCGACGGACTCAGGGTGCGGTTCCAGAGCCCGTTCGGCACCGTGAACGCGGTCAACGGTGTCGATCTCACGCTGAATCCCGGCGAGACGTTGGGCATCCTCGGTGAATCCGGATCGGGGAAGAGCATCACCGCCCAGGCGATCATGGGCCTCGTTCCCAGCCCCCCGGGCGAGGTCTCGGGGAACGGCGTCTACTTCAAGGGACAGAACCTCCTGGGGGCATCCGGGAGGAAGCTGCGTAGAGTCCGCGGCAAAGAGATAGCGATGGTATTCCAGGACTCGATCAGCTCGCTCAATCCCGGTTTCACCGTCGGCCGGCAGATCGCGGAGATGTTCCGCCTGCACGAGGGAGCCTCCCGCCGCGAGTCCCTGCGCCGGGCCGTCGAGATGATAGAACGAGTGGGGATCCCCTCGCCCGAGGTCCGTGCGGGCCACTACCCCCATCAGTTCTCCGGTGGCATGAGCCAGCGCATCATGATCGCCACCGCGTTGGCGCTCAGACCGGCCGTGGTCATCGCCGACGAGCCGACGACCGCACTCGATGTGACGGTTCAGGCTCAGATCATGGCCCTGCTCAAGCAGCTGCAGGAGGAGACCGGCATGGGCCTGATCCTCATCACCCACGACCTCCATGTGCTGGCGGAGGTGGCGGACCGGGTCACGGTCATGTACGCGGGGCGCGTGGTCGAGACCGGGACGCTGCGCGAGATCTACGACCGCCCGCGCCACCCCTACACCGCGGGCCTGATGAGATGCGTTCCCGGTATCCGCCGGAAAGAGGGCTCGCTCCAGCCGATCGCGGGCCAGCCGCCCGTGCTCACCCACATTCCGAACGGCTGCGCGTTCCACCCCCGCTGCCCGTTGCGTGTCGACGAGTGCACGCACTCCGTCCCCCGGCTGAGGACCGTTTCCAGTGAGCACTCGACCGCGTGCATCCGCCATGAGGAGATCGACAATGCCGGATAA
- a CDS encoding ABC transporter ATP-binding protein: MPDNPMDDAPVLRVRNLVTEYTVRTGAGLIQRRKPLRAVDDVSFDLGRGETLGLVGESGCGKSSLAKTLLRLVPASSGSITFEGTSLTDLSHKRMRSLRRDIQVIFQDPFTSLNPRMKVSRIISEPWEIFPDTVPADRREERVSELLHQVGLNAGDKDRFPHQFSGGQRQRIGIARALAVEPKLIVCDEPVSALDVSVQAQVVNLLQDIQKRLGLSYVFISHDLSVVRHIADRVAVMYLGKIVEIGDVDQVYDAPFHPYTQALISAVPDSERGREESTARRIILEGDVPSPLDPPSGCRFRTRCWKAVERCAVEQPELRVRPRTGHASACHFAEPAPILKGAR; encoded by the coding sequence ATGCCGGATAACCCCATGGACGACGCGCCGGTCCTCAGGGTCCGGAACCTGGTCACCGAGTACACGGTACGGACAGGAGCGGGCCTCATTCAGCGCAGGAAGCCGCTGCGCGCCGTTGACGATGTGTCCTTCGACCTGGGGCGCGGGGAGACCCTCGGCCTCGTCGGCGAGTCGGGGTGCGGGAAGTCCAGCCTGGCCAAGACGCTGCTCCGCCTCGTCCCCGCATCCTCGGGGAGCATCACCTTCGAGGGGACCAGCCTGACGGACCTGTCCCACAAGAGGATGCGTTCGCTGCGCAGGGACATCCAAGTCATCTTCCAGGACCCCTTCACATCGCTCAATCCCCGCATGAAGGTGTCGAGGATCATCAGCGAGCCCTGGGAGATCTTCCCCGACACCGTCCCGGCGGACCGACGGGAGGAGCGCGTCTCCGAGCTGCTGCACCAGGTGGGTCTGAACGCCGGGGACAAGGACCGCTTTCCGCACCAGTTCTCCGGAGGCCAGCGCCAGCGAATCGGTATCGCCCGGGCGCTGGCGGTCGAACCGAAACTGATCGTCTGCGACGAACCGGTCAGCGCCCTGGACGTTTCCGTCCAGGCCCAGGTGGTCAACCTGCTCCAGGACATCCAAAAGCGCCTCGGGTTGAGCTACGTGTTCATCTCCCACGACCTCTCGGTCGTCAGGCACATCGCCGACCGCGTCGCCGTGATGTACCTGGGCAAGATCGTGGAGATCGGTGACGTCGACCAGGTCTATGACGCCCCCTTCCACCCCTACACCCAGGCCCTGATCTCCGCGGTCCCCGACAGCGAACGCGGCCGGGAGGAATCCACCGCGCGCCGCATCATCCTGGAGGGCGACGTACCGAGTCCGCTCGATCCTCCCTCGGGATGCAGGTTCCGGACCCGCTGCTGGAAGGCGGTCGAGCGCT